In Rhodospirillum rubrum ATCC 11170, a genomic segment contains:
- a CDS encoding sulfotransferase — MTNPDPSQPIPVPGDGRDRDIRQASKIAPPQPAPACRESLALAGRADRVIAHQSPVFFAARQAHGDPTRVPLFLVGPATPLAKRVQAILTAHSRIHGAPPLDLIPGVVETLEAWDHDAGRARVFPESLDGLSATDSLKVAGWLLTRILQEDPMADHVLDGRGLNAALVGLVHLLFPKAPLIFCRDALDEAGEGGTLGAEAGLLAQTQNRLIDHWATALPGRIIEISREAFLADAGAVTRLLLDRLELPLEDRVLQAITAPPGERLFLTPGAGVSAAVVHIRAGRLGRAEDVLRGVLKRVPEHPAAVHLLGVVMHRRGDRLLAARLMRQSLALAGTPMRDWEHNLAVVERALAATPPPSASPLDAAGKAPGEDGEDL, encoded by the coding sequence ATGACCAACCCCGATCCAAGCCAGCCAATCCCCGTCCCCGGGGACGGCCGGGATCGCGATATCCGTCAGGCTTCCAAGATCGCGCCGCCCCAGCCGGCTCCCGCCTGCCGTGAGTCGCTGGCGCTCGCCGGGCGAGCTGATCGGGTTATCGCCCATCAGTCGCCGGTGTTCTTCGCCGCCCGTCAGGCCCATGGCGATCCGACCCGGGTGCCGCTTTTCCTGGTGGGGCCGGCGACGCCTTTGGCCAAGCGCGTTCAGGCGATCCTGACCGCCCATTCGCGCATTCACGGCGCCCCCCCCCTTGATCTTATCCCCGGGGTCGTCGAGACCCTGGAAGCCTGGGACCACGATGCCGGGCGGGCGCGGGTCTTTCCCGAAAGCCTCGATGGCCTGTCGGCGACCGATTCGCTCAAGGTCGCGGGCTGGCTGCTGACCCGGATCCTCCAGGAAGATCCGATGGCCGACCATGTGCTGGACGGCCGCGGCCTGAATGCCGCCCTGGTCGGACTGGTCCATCTGCTTTTTCCCAAGGCTCCCCTGATCTTTTGCCGCGACGCCCTGGACGAAGCCGGGGAGGGGGGGACGCTGGGCGCCGAGGCCGGCTTGCTGGCGCAAACCCAGAACCGCTTGATCGACCATTGGGCCACGGCCCTGCCCGGGCGGATCATTGAAATCAGCCGCGAGGCCTTTTTGGCCGATGCCGGGGCGGTGACCCGCCTGCTGCTCGATCGTTTGGAGTTGCCGTTGGAAGACCGGGTGCTTCAGGCGATCACGGCGCCGCCCGGTGAACGGCTGTTCCTGACCCCGGGCGCCGGGGTCAGCGCCGCCGTCGTTCACATTCGCGCCGGTCGATTGGGCCGGGCCGAGGACGTGCTGCGCGGCGTGCTCAAGCGCGTGCCCGAACATCCCGCCGCCGTGCATCTTTTGGGCGTGGTGATGCATCGGCGGGGCGATCGGCTGCTGGCGGCGCGCTTGATGCGCCAGTCGCTGGCCCTGGCCGGAACGCCGATGCGCGATTGGGAACACAATCTGGCCGTCGTCGAACGCGCCCTGGCGGCGACGCCGCCGCCTTCCGCTTCGCCGTTGGACGCGGCCGGAAAAGCCCCGGGGGAAGACGGAGAAGACCTTTAA
- a CDS encoding 23S rRNA (adenine(2030)-N(6))-methyltransferase RlmJ has translation MNHLTRKPKPFFVLDTHAGQGRFDLAGPEAEKTGEARGGIFRLLEAPDLPEALAPYLAQVRRLGMVEGTLRRYPGSPLLARALMRPGDRLVAAELHPVHGESLARLMRGDRDTRIEARDGYEALKALVPPPERRGLVLIDPPFERTDEFTALERAVTALVGRWRAGTCVIWYPIKDEPAVRRFHQTLKDRLDVPTLIAELWVRPRFPPLKLNGTGLVILNPPYPLHTALPEVLPWLAGVLAEPGGGDWRLDWLIEERMGPCPG, from the coding sequence TTGAACCACCTTACCCGCAAGCCCAAGCCCTTTTTCGTCCTCGACACCCATGCCGGTCAGGGGCGATTCGATTTGGCCGGACCGGAGGCGGAGAAAACCGGCGAGGCGCGGGGCGGCATCTTCCGCCTGCTCGAAGCCCCCGACCTGCCCGAAGCCCTTGCCCCCTATCTCGCCCAGGTGCGGCGGCTGGGCATGGTCGAGGGCACCCTGCGGCGCTATCCCGGCAGCCCCCTGCTCGCCCGGGCCCTGATGCGGCCCGGCGACAGGCTGGTGGCGGCCGAATTGCACCCGGTCCACGGCGAAAGCCTAGCCCGGCTGATGCGCGGCGACCGCGATACCCGCATCGAGGCCCGCGACGGCTATGAGGCGCTCAAGGCCCTGGTCCCGCCCCCCGAGCGCCGGGGGCTGGTGCTGATCGACCCGCCGTTCGAGCGCACCGACGAATTCACCGCCCTGGAGCGCGCCGTCACCGCCCTGGTCGGGCGCTGGCGCGCCGGCACCTGCGTAATCTGGTACCCGATCAAGGACGAGCCCGCCGTCCGCCGCTTTCACCAGACCTTGAAGGACCGTCTTGATGTGCCGACCCTGATCGCCGAATTATGGGTCAGGCCGCGCTTTCCACCGCTGAAACTGAACGGCACCGGGCTGGTGATCCTTAATCCGCCCTATCCGCTGCACACCGCCCTGCCCGAGGTGCTGCCCTGGCTGGCCGGGGTGCTGGCCGAGCCCGGCGGCGGCGACTGGCGTCTTGACTGGTTGATCGAGGAGAGGATGGGACCATGCCCCGGCTGA
- a CDS encoding rRNA large subunit pseudouridine synthase E produces MPRLILLNKPYDVLSQFTDRAEGRATLASLVPIPGVYVCGRLDRDSEGLLLLTDNGPLQHHISHPRSKVPKTYRAQVEGVADKAALDRLRQGVTLRDGPARAVTVEAIDEPAGLWPRDPPIRWRANIPTSWIELTIDEGRNRMVRRMTAAVGLPTLRLIRWSIGDWTLENLPPGSWREETASLPARRRPAAKPPRPPRR; encoded by the coding sequence ATGCCCCGGCTGATCCTTCTCAATAAGCCCTATGACGTGCTCAGTCAGTTCACTGACCGGGCCGAGGGCCGGGCCACCCTCGCCTCGCTGGTGCCGATCCCCGGGGTTTATGTCTGCGGGCGCCTCGATCGCGATAGCGAAGGCTTGCTGCTGCTGACCGACAACGGCCCCTTGCAGCACCACATCAGCCATCCGCGCTCCAAGGTGCCCAAGACCTATCGGGCCCAGGTCGAAGGGGTCGCCGACAAGGCCGCGCTTGATCGCTTGCGCCAGGGGGTGACGCTGCGCGACGGCCCGGCCCGCGCCGTGACGGTCGAGGCGATCGACGAGCCGGCCGGGCTGTGGCCGCGCGATCCACCGATCCGCTGGCGGGCGAACATCCCGACGAGTTGGATCGAGCTGACCATCGACGAGGGCCGCAATCGCATGGTCCGGCGGATGACGGCGGCGGTCGGCCTGCCAACCCTGCGGCTGATCCGCTGGTCGATCGGCGATTGGACCTTGGAGAACCTGCCGCCGGGAAGCTGGCGCGAGGAGACCGCGAGCCTGCCGGCGCGTCGCCGCCCCGCCGCCAAACCGCCGCGCCCTCCCCGCCGTTAG
- a CDS encoding hydroxymethylglutaryl-CoA lyase, which produces MSPDAVRLVEVGPRDGLQNEAGVVPLAAKVALIDALSAAGLPVIEAGAFVAPGRVPQMADSAAVLAAIHRRAGVRYPVLVPNLKGLKAATEAVGVDDIAVFAAASETFSKKNINCSIAESLERLAEVAARAKDRGIAVRGYVSCVLGCPYEGAVAIDRVVEVAAALAAMGCHEISLGDTIGVGTPRRAREMVQAVAGAVPVQRLAAHFHDTYGQALANILAVLEIGVTTFDCSVAGLGGCPYAPGASGNVATEDVVYMLDGMGIASGVDLEKLRLAGLALCQTLGRPPASRAARALAARKGRGG; this is translated from the coding sequence ATGAGCCCCGATGCCGTGCGGCTGGTCGAGGTCGGTCCGCGCGACGGCCTGCAGAACGAGGCCGGGGTGGTGCCGCTGGCCGCCAAGGTGGCGCTGATCGACGCCCTGTCGGCGGCCGGGCTGCCGGTGATCGAGGCGGGCGCCTTCGTCGCCCCCGGGCGGGTGCCGCAGATGGCCGATAGCGCCGCCGTTCTGGCGGCCATCCACCGGCGGGCGGGGGTGCGCTATCCGGTTCTGGTGCCCAATCTCAAGGGCCTGAAGGCGGCGACCGAGGCGGTGGGCGTGGACGATATCGCCGTGTTCGCCGCCGCCTCCGAGACCTTTTCAAAAAAGAACATCAACTGCTCGATCGCGGAAAGCCTGGAGCGTCTAGCCGAGGTCGCCGCGCGGGCCAAGGATCGCGGCATCGCCGTGCGCGGCTATGTGTCGTGCGTGCTTGGTTGTCCCTATGAGGGCGCGGTGGCGATCGACCGGGTGGTCGAGGTGGCGGCGGCCCTGGCCGCCATGGGCTGCCACGAGATCAGCCTGGGCGATACCATCGGCGTCGGCACGCCGCGTCGGGCGCGGGAGATGGTCCAGGCGGTGGCCGGAGCGGTGCCGGTCCAGCGGTTGGCCGCCCATTTCCACGACACCTATGGTCAGGCCCTGGCCAATATCCTGGCGGTGCTCGAAATCGGCGTCACCACCTTTGACTGTTCGGTCGCCGGTCTGGGCGGCTGCCCCTATGCCCCGGGGGCCAGCGGCAATGTGGCGACCGAGGATGTGGTCTATATGCTTGACGGCATGGGGATCGCCAGCGGCGTCGATCTAGAGAAGCTGCGCCTCGCCGGTCTGGCGCTTTGCCAGACCCTGGGGCGCCCCCCGGCCTCGCGCGCCGCCCGCGCGCTGGCAGCGAGGAAAGGGCGTGGCGGCTAA
- a CDS encoding acetyl/propionyl/methylcrotonyl-CoA carboxylase subunit alpha, with protein MFSRLLIANRGEIACRIARTAKRLGVATVGVFSDADAQSAAVRACDEAIRIGPALARDSYLDGGRILEAARLSGATAIHPGYGFLSENAAFARACAEAGVTFIGPSVEAIEAMGSKARAKALMAAAGVPLVPGYHGADQSEETLAKAAARIGYPVLIKASAGGGGKGMRVVGEAGAFAAALASARREAMAAFGDDTMLIEKYLDHPRHVEIQIFGDHQGRVVSLFERDCSLQRRHQKVIEEAPAPDLDPALRRAMAAAGVAAARALTYVGAGTVEFLYQDNAYYFIEMNTRLQVEHPVTEKITSLDLVEWQLRVAAKEPLPLTQDQITARGHAFEARIYAEDPARGFAPSTGRLLRFRPPPADGHLRIDTGVGEGDEVSVHYDPMIAKLVVWDEDRARALARLSRALRAFQIIGPSTNLAFLAALADHADFAAGAVSTKFIEAEIDRLLPAIPAAPPEVLAVAAVFVVLSARREAAARARASGDPHSPWNAVNGWRLNDDNHHGVELRDGDRALRVLVRFQGDGFLVDVPGAGAALAVRGCLEADGAMEIEIDGRTSRAVVLRQPTLLKVIHGDTLYSLGLAEGIDAAAEEAVGGLSAPMPGRIVAVLVAVGDGVERGQPLLVLEAMKMETTITAPAGGRIAAIGVAAGDQVEEGRVLAVIEPAGEEGGKPAGEGVIKPVGAEASP; from the coding sequence GTGTTTTCACGACTGCTGATCGCCAATCGCGGCGAGATCGCCTGTCGCATCGCCCGCACCGCCAAGCGCCTGGGGGTGGCGACGGTGGGGGTGTTTTCCGACGCCGACGCCCAGAGCGCCGCCGTGCGCGCCTGTGACGAGGCCATCCGCATCGGACCGGCCCTGGCGCGCGACAGTTATCTCGACGGCGGGCGCATCCTGGAAGCCGCCCGTTTGAGCGGGGCCACGGCCATCCATCCCGGCTATGGCTTCCTGTCCGAGAACGCCGCCTTCGCCCGCGCCTGCGCCGAAGCCGGCGTGACCTTCATCGGTCCGTCGGTCGAGGCGATCGAGGCGATGGGATCGAAGGCGCGGGCCAAGGCACTGATGGCGGCGGCCGGCGTGCCGCTGGTTCCGGGCTACCATGGCGCCGACCAAAGCGAGGAGACCTTGGCCAAGGCGGCGGCGCGCATCGGCTATCCGGTGCTGATCAAGGCCAGCGCCGGCGGGGGCGGCAAGGGCATGCGGGTGGTTGGCGAGGCCGGGGCTTTCGCCGCCGCCCTAGCCTCGGCCCGGCGCGAGGCGATGGCCGCCTTCGGCGATGACACCATGCTCATCGAAAAATACCTCGACCATCCCCGCCATGTCGAAATCCAGATCTTTGGCGATCACCAGGGGCGGGTGGTTTCCCTGTTCGAACGCGATTGCTCGCTCCAGCGCCGCCATCAAAAAGTGATCGAGGAGGCGCCGGCCCCCGATCTTGATCCCGCCCTGCGCCGGGCGATGGCGGCGGCCGGGGTGGCGGCGGCCCGGGCGCTGACCTATGTCGGTGCCGGAACGGTGGAGTTCCTTTATCAGGATAACGCCTATTATTTCATAGAGATGAACACCCGTCTTCAGGTCGAGCATCCGGTCACCGAGAAGATCACCAGCCTGGATCTGGTGGAATGGCAATTGCGGGTGGCGGCCAAAGAACCGTTGCCGTTGACCCAAGATCAGATCACGGCGCGCGGTCACGCCTTCGAGGCGCGGATCTACGCCGAGGATCCGGCCCGTGGCTTCGCGCCCTCGACCGGCCGCCTTTTGCGCTTCCGGCCGCCCCCCGCCGATGGTCATCTGCGCATCGACACCGGGGTTGGCGAAGGCGATGAGGTCAGCGTCCATTATGATCCGATGATCGCCAAGCTGGTGGTCTGGGACGAGGACCGCGCCCGCGCCCTCGCCCGTTTGTCCCGGGCGCTGCGGGCCTTTCAGATCATCGGTCCTTCGACCAATCTGGCCTTTCTCGCCGCCCTGGCCGACCACGCGGATTTCGCCGCCGGCGCGGTTTCCACCAAGTTCATCGAAGCCGAGATCGACCGGCTGCTTCCCGCCATCCCGGCCGCGCCGCCCGAGGTGCTGGCCGTGGCCGCGGTGTTCGTGGTGTTGAGCGCCCGGCGCGAGGCGGCGGCCCGGGCGCGGGCCTCGGGCGATCCCCATTCGCCGTGGAACGCGGTCAACGGCTGGCGGCTCAATGATGACAACCACCATGGCGTTGAGTTGCGCGATGGCGATCGGGCGCTCCGGGTGCTGGTGCGGTTCCAGGGCGACGGCTTCCTGGTCGATGTGCCCGGAGCCGGGGCGGCTTTGGCCGTTCGCGGCTGTCTGGAGGCCGATGGCGCGATGGAGATCGAGATCGATGGGCGAACCAGCCGCGCCGTCGTCTTGCGTCAACCCACGCTGCTCAAGGTGATCCACGGCGACACCCTGTATAGCCTGGGTCTGGCCGAGGGGATCGACGCCGCCGCCGAGGAGGCGGTGGGCGGGCTGAGCGCGCCGATGCCCGGGCGGATCGTCGCCGTGCTGGTGGCGGTGGGCGATGGGGTCGAGCGCGGCCAGCCGCTGCTGGTGCTTGAAGCCATGAAGATGGAAACTACCATCACCGCCCCGGCCGGCGGGCGGATCGCCGCGATCGGCGTGGCCGCCGGCGATCAGGTCGAGGAGGGGCGGGTCCTGGCGGTGATCGAGCCGGCGGGCGAGGAGGGGGGTAAGCCGGCGGGCGAGGGGGTGATCAAGCCGGTGGGCGCGGAGGCGTCGCCATGA
- a CDS encoding enoyl-CoA hydratase/isomerase family protein has product MDLLVETVEPRGVVRLTLNRPEVRNAFDDRLIAELTEAVLRHGRDPAVRVIVLAAQGRAFSAGADLGWMRRMADFSRSENLIDALELARMLQVIDLCPKPTVALVQGVAYGGGVGLVAACDIALAAEPALFCLSEVRLGLIPAVISPYVIRAIGPRACRRLFLTAETFGAQRALGLGLVSDVVAADALEGVAAAVIAALLAGAPEAQSEVKDLIRLVENSVMDEALLRESAVRIADRRSSDEAREGMAAFLEKRSPVWMTPDPEGEEARACFHDC; this is encoded by the coding sequence ATGGATCTGCTTGTTGAAACGGTTGAACCCCGGGGGGTGGTCCGCTTGACGCTGAACCGTCCCGAGGTGCGCAACGCCTTTGACGACCGCCTGATCGCCGAGCTGACCGAGGCGGTTCTGCGCCATGGCCGTGATCCGGCGGTGCGGGTGATCGTGCTCGCCGCCCAGGGCCGGGCCTTCAGCGCCGGCGCCGATCTGGGCTGGATGCGGCGGATGGCCGATTTCAGCCGCAGCGAGAACCTGATCGACGCCCTGGAACTCGCCCGCATGCTGCAGGTCATCGATCTTTGTCCCAAGCCGACCGTCGCCCTGGTCCAGGGCGTGGCCTATGGCGGCGGGGTCGGGCTGGTGGCGGCCTGCGATATCGCCCTGGCCGCCGAGCCGGCGCTGTTTTGCCTGTCGGAGGTGCGCCTGGGGCTGATTCCGGCGGTGATCTCGCCCTATGTCATCCGCGCCATCGGTCCGCGCGCCTGCCGCCGCTTGTTCCTGACCGCCGAGACCTTTGGCGCCCAGCGCGCCCTCGGGCTGGGGCTGGTCAGCGACGTCGTCGCCGCCGATGCCCTGGAAGGGGTGGCGGCGGCGGTGATCGCCGCCCTGCTCGCCGGCGCCCCCGAAGCCCAGAGCGAGGTCAAGGATCTGATCCGGCTGGTCGAGAACAGCGTGATGGACGAGGCGCTGTTGCGCGAGAGCGCGGTCCGCATCGCCGACCGCCGCTCCTCGGACGAGGCGCGCGAGGGCATGGCCGCCTTTCTGGAAAAACGCTCGCCGGTCTGGATGACCCCCGACCCCGAGGGCGAGGAGGCGCGCGCGTGTTTTCACGACTGCTGA
- a CDS encoding propionyl-CoA carboxylase, with the protein MSVIRSAIDPHGADFRANHLKMTALVDDLKRQVATIKAGGGAAARERHEGRGKLLPRERVRALLDIGSPFLEIGQFAAHGVYDDAVPAAGLIAGIGRIEGVDCVVVANDATVKGGTYYPLTVKKHLRAQEIAGENNLPCVYLVDSGGAFLPRQDEVFPDRDHFGRIFYNQAMLSAAGIPQIAVVMGSCTAGGAYVPAMCDEAIIVRDQGTIFLGGPPLVRAATGEVVSAEDLGGADVHCRISGVTDHYAEDDRHALALARRVVATLNRTKRVGLALRPPEEPLYDPAELYGIIPTDTRKPYDVREVIARLVDGSRLDAFKALYGPTLVCGFAHVFGYPVGVVANNGILFGDAARKGAHFVELCAKRAIPLIFLQNISGFMVGRKAESAGIARDGAKMVTAVACARVPKFTVLIGGSFGAGNYAMCGRGYGPRLLWSWPNSRISVMGGEQAATVLAQVRRDALESQGTPWSEVEEEAFKQPLRAQYETQGHPYYASARLWDDGIVDPVDTRMVLGLSISAALNAPVAETTFGVFRM; encoded by the coding sequence GTGAGCGTGATCAGAAGCGCGATCGATCCGCATGGGGCCGATTTCCGCGCCAACCATCTGAAGATGACCGCCCTGGTCGACGATCTGAAACGTCAGGTGGCGACGATCAAGGCCGGGGGCGGTGCCGCCGCCCGCGAAAGGCACGAGGGACGCGGCAAGCTGTTGCCGCGCGAACGCGTGCGCGCCTTGCTTGATATCGGCTCGCCCTTCCTGGAGATCGGCCAGTTCGCCGCCCATGGCGTCTATGACGATGCCGTGCCGGCCGCCGGCCTGATCGCCGGGATCGGCCGCATTGAGGGCGTGGACTGCGTGGTCGTCGCCAATGACGCCACGGTCAAGGGCGGCACCTATTATCCGCTGACCGTCAAAAAGCACCTGCGCGCCCAGGAGATCGCCGGCGAGAACAACTTGCCTTGCGTCTATCTGGTCGATTCCGGCGGTGCTTTTCTGCCGCGCCAGGACGAGGTCTTTCCCGATCGCGATCACTTCGGCCGGATTTTCTATAATCAGGCGATGCTGAGCGCGGCGGGCATTCCGCAGATCGCCGTGGTCATGGGCAGTTGCACGGCCGGTGGCGCCTATGTTCCGGCGATGTGCGACGAGGCGATCATCGTGCGCGACCAGGGCACCATCTTTCTCGGCGGTCCGCCGCTGGTCCGCGCCGCCACCGGCGAGGTGGTTTCGGCCGAGGACCTGGGCGGCGCCGATGTCCATTGCAGGATTTCCGGGGTGACCGACCATTACGCCGAGGATGACCGCCACGCCCTGGCCCTGGCGCGCCGCGTCGTCGCCACCCTCAATCGCACCAAACGCGTCGGGCTGGCCCTGCGTCCGCCCGAAGAGCCGCTGTATGATCCGGCCGAGCTTTACGGCATCATCCCCACCGATACCCGCAAGCCCTATGACGTGCGCGAGGTCATCGCCCGCCTAGTCGATGGGTCGCGCCTTGACGCCTTCAAGGCGCTATACGGGCCGACGCTGGTTTGCGGCTTCGCCCATGTCTTTGGCTATCCGGTGGGGGTGGTCGCCAATAACGGCATTCTGTTTGGCGACGCCGCGCGCAAGGGGGCCCATTTCGTCGAACTCTGCGCCAAACGCGCCATCCCTTTGATTTTCCTTCAAAACATCAGCGGCTTCATGGTTGGCCGCAAGGCCGAAAGCGCCGGCATCGCCCGCGATGGCGCCAAGATGGTGACCGCCGTCGCCTGCGCCCGGGTGCCCAAGTTCACCGTGTTGATCGGCGGGTCGTTCGGAGCGGGCAATTACGCCATGTGCGGAAGGGGATATGGTCCGCGCCTGCTGTGGAGCTGGCCCAACAGCCGCATCTCGGTGATGGGCGGCGAACAGGCGGCCACCGTGTTGGCCCAGGTTCGCCGCGACGCCCTGGAAAGCCAGGGAACGCCTTGGTCGGAGGTCGAGGAGGAGGCCTTCAAACAGCCGCTGCGCGCCCAATACGAAACCCAGGGACATCCCTATTACGCCAGTGCCCGGTTGTGGGATGACGGGATCGTCGATCCCGTCGATACCCGGATGGTTCTCGGGCTGTCGATCTCCGCCGCTCTCAACGCCCCCGTTGCCGAAACGACGTTCGGCGTCTTTCGCATGTGA
- a CDS encoding 2-hydroxychromene-2-carboxylate isomerase, whose translation MPEPLTFYFDFSSPYSWIAAERIGDLAARYGRDVRWRAILLGPLFKESGNRPLINQPIKSDYFRRDFVRCLRLHGLEGDLPAKFPVPTAAAARGFLWLSEIGEAAAIDYALALFRAYFQDERDISDRLVVADIAAERGHDRGALLSVVEDPAWKGRLVEEVEEARRDGVFGAPFFLVDGEPFWGADRLDMVDTWLAKGGW comes from the coding sequence ATGCCCGAGCCTTTGACCTTCTATTTCGACTTTTCCAGCCCCTATAGCTGGATCGCCGCCGAACGGATCGGCGATCTGGCCGCCCGCTACGGCCGCGATGTCCGCTGGCGGGCGATTCTTCTCGGGCCGCTGTTCAAGGAAAGCGGCAACCGCCCCCTGATCAACCAGCCGATCAAAAGCGACTACTTCCGCCGCGATTTCGTCCGCTGCCTGCGCTTGCATGGCCTGGAAGGCGATCTACCGGCGAAATTCCCGGTGCCGACCGCCGCGGCGGCGCGGGGATTCCTGTGGTTGAGCGAGATCGGCGAGGCGGCGGCGATTGATTACGCCCTGGCGCTGTTTCGCGCCTATTTCCAGGATGAACGCGATATCTCCGACCGTCTGGTCGTCGCCGATATCGCCGCCGAGCGTGGCCATGACCGGGGGGCGCTGTTGTCGGTGGTCGAGGATCCGGCGTGGAAGGGCCGTTTGGTCGAAGAAGTGGAGGAGGCCCGGCGCGACGGGGTTTTCGGCGCCCCGTTCTTCCTGGTCGATGGCGAGCCGTTCTGGGGGGCCGACCGCCTTGACATGGTCGATACCTGGCTGGCTAAGGGGGGCTGGTAA
- a CDS encoding SDR family oxidoreductase — MSTILISGANRGLGLEFARQYRQEGHRVIGTCRDPGKAGDLLALGAEVLPLDVADLAAVAGFGAVVGDQPVDLFINNAGVYGGRHSEQDLGEVDSRVWLETLVVNTIAPLKLTEAILPNLERAEAAKAVYLSSKMGSMAANSAGGAYIYRSSKAALNAVVRSLAADLADRAIVVAALHPGWVRTDMGGPDGDIDAGESIAGLRRVIAALATTDSGRFLAYDGGEVPW, encoded by the coding sequence ATGTCGACCATTCTTATCTCCGGGGCCAATCGTGGCCTGGGCCTGGAATTCGCCCGGCAGTATCGCCAGGAAGGGCATCGGGTGATCGGCACCTGCCGCGATCCCGGCAAGGCTGGCGATCTTCTGGCCCTTGGCGCCGAGGTCCTGCCCCTTGACGTGGCCGATCTGGCCGCCGTCGCCGGCTTCGGCGCGGTGGTGGGGGACCAGCCCGTCGATCTGTTCATCAACAATGCCGGCGTTTATGGCGGACGCCACAGCGAACAGGATCTGGGCGAGGTCGACAGCCGCGTTTGGCTTGAAACCCTGGTGGTCAATACCATCGCTCCGCTCAAGCTGACCGAGGCGATCTTGCCCAATCTCGAGCGGGCCGAGGCGGCGAAGGCCGTCTATCTGTCCTCGAAGATGGGGTCGATGGCGGCCAATAGCGCCGGCGGCGCCTATATCTACCGCTCGTCCAAAGCCGCCCTGAATGCCGTGGTCCGCAGCCTCGCCGCCGATCTGGCCGATCGCGCCATCGTCGTCGCCGCCCTCCATCCGGGCTGGGTGCGCACCGATATGGGCGGTCCCGATGGCGACATCGACGCCGGGGAGTCGATCGCCGGCCTGCGCCGGGTGATCGCCGCCCTGGCCACCACCGATAGCGGCCGCTTCCTGGCCTATGACGGTGGCGAGGTGCCCTGGTAG
- a CDS encoding acetyl-CoA C-acyltransferase — protein MSSAAPSAFPFSAGDPVVIVGAKRTPLGAFMGSLGSLRAPELGARAISGALDGLEGAEHRVDGVIMGCVLPAGQGQAPARQAAHAAGLSWAVPCATVNKMCGSGMEAAILACNTLAAGAAEVMVAGGMESMTNAPYLLDKARGGHRLGHGQVVDHMFLDGLEDAYDRGRLMGTFAEDTAQSYRFSREEQDAFALESLLRAKRAIADGVMARECVSVVVRERGEDHLVETDEAPIKANPDRIPHLKPAFREGGTVTAANSSSISDGAAALVLTRASVADRAGWRPLAVVRGHAAYAAEPELFPTAPVGAIERMLARVGWRRDEVDLWEINEAFAVVALVALRDLGLDPGRLNVHGGACALGHPIGASGARIIVTLLNALRQRGLTRGVASLCIGGGEATAMAVELAS, from the coding sequence ATGTCGTCTGCCGCCCCCAGCGCCTTCCCGTTTTCCGCCGGTGATCCGGTGGTGATTGTCGGCGCCAAACGCACGCCGCTTGGCGCCTTCATGGGATCGCTGGGGTCCTTGCGCGCGCCCGAACTGGGGGCGAGGGCGATCAGCGGCGCGCTGGACGGGCTGGAGGGGGCGGAGCATCGCGTTGACGGGGTGATCATGGGCTGCGTTCTGCCCGCCGGCCAGGGGCAGGCGCCGGCCCGTCAGGCCGCCCATGCGGCGGGGCTGTCGTGGGCGGTGCCCTGCGCCACGGTCAACAAGATGTGCGGGTCGGGGATGGAGGCGGCGATCCTGGCTTGCAATACCCTGGCCGCCGGCGCCGCCGAGGTGATGGTGGCCGGCGGCATGGAAAGCATGACCAACGCCCCCTATCTTCTGGACAAGGCACGCGGCGGCCATCGGTTGGGCCATGGTCAGGTGGTCGATCACATGTTCCTTGATGGACTGGAAGACGCCTATGACCGGGGCCGGCTGATGGGAACCTTCGCCGAGGATACGGCGCAAAGCTATCGGTTCAGTCGCGAGGAGCAGGACGCCTTCGCCCTCGAGTCGCTGTTGCGGGCCAAGCGCGCCATCGCCGACGGCGTGATGGCGCGGGAATGCGTGAGCGTGGTCGTGCGCGAGCGCGGCGAGGATCATCTGGTCGAGACCGACGAGGCGCCGATCAAGGCCAATCCCGACCGCATCCCCCACTTGAAGCCGGCCTTCCGCGAGGGCGGGACGGTGACGGCGGCCAATAGCTCGTCGATCTCGGATGGGGCGGCGGCGCTGGTGCTGACCCGGGCCTCGGTGGCCGACCGGGCGGGATGGAGGCCCTTGGCCGTGGTGCGCGGCCATGCGGCCTATGCGGCCGAACCCGAATTGTTTCCAACCGCGCCGGTCGGGGCGATCGAACGGATGCTGGCGCGGGTGGGCTGGCGGCGCGACGAGGTGGATTTGTGGGAGATCAACGAAGCCTTCGCCGTTGTCGCCCTGGTGGCGCTGCGCGACCTCGGTCTCGACCCCGGGCGTTTGAACGTTCATGGTGGAGCCTGCGCCCTGGGCCATCCGATCGGCGCCTCGGGCGCGCGGATCATCGTCACCTTGCTCAACGCCCTGCGCCAGCGGGGTTTGACGCGGGGGGTGGCCTCGCTGTGCATCGGTGGCGGCGAGGCGACGGCGATGGCCGTGGAACTTGCGTCATAG